The following coding sequences lie in one Aspergillus puulaauensis MK2 DNA, chromosome 3, nearly complete sequence genomic window:
- a CDS encoding fungal specific transcription factor domain-containing protein (COG:K;~EggNog:ENOG410PK5H;~InterPro:IPR007219;~PFAM:PF04082;~SECRETED:SignalP(1-17);~antiSMASH:Cluster_3.12;~go_function: GO:0003677 - DNA binding [Evidence IEA];~go_function: GO:0008270 - zinc ion binding [Evidence IEA];~go_process: GO:0006351 - transcription, DNA-templated [Evidence IEA]) yields MWIGLLFSMICLACIVSNQFDGPEAEAQTLQIDLYREKIVQCLILGEYTKSGPYVLETIINYNYAEFCVCTDANRDMWFLLAVEVNLAMRMGYHRDPSHFPKISAFQGEMRRRVWATVLMSDVLISNQMGMPRMISDWKCDTAEPRNLNDADFDEDTKKLPPSRPETELTTALGIIARGRILKSLGTIADLTNRSRVCSYDEVMQVDRTLRDAVDSIPAPLKWKPVTMSVTDSPQVIVARLFIRHMLYKGQTMLHQRFLSDQDDRFSYSRQTCIDASIGTIDLQNVLDEETCAGGQLHEMRWRVTSSMNHQFLTAAMILCSLLHNRRSMEREQEIRRTLQRARAVWTRRRSTSKEAARAADTISIVLSRSEVGARGDPSHSKDVDISLEIPDSSCGVRLESDTTIPDSIIFDDPSFIMPGTLQAFIPSILQDPNKGYDGNSAISPNDWMSMDWDGLGETYTG; encoded by the exons ATGATCTGTCTCGCCTGTATCGTATCGAACCAGTTTGATGGCCCAGAAGCAGAGGCGCAAACCCTTCAGATTGATCTCTACCGCGAAAAGATTGTTCAATGCTTGATCCTGGGCGAGTATACCAAATCGGGCCCGTATGTCCTGGAAACCATCATAAACTACAACTACGCAGAATTCTGTGTTTGCACGGACGCGAACAGGGATATGTGGTTCCTTCTCGCTGTAGAAGTCAATCTCGCGATGCGTATGGGTTATCATCGTGATCCCAGCCACTTCCCTAAGATCTCAGCTTTCCAGGGCGAGATGCGGCGCCGCGTATGGGCAACTGTTCTCATGAGCGATGTCCTGATATCCAACCAGATGGGAATGCCACGCATGATATCGGATTGGAAGTGTGATACGGCCGAGCCGCGGAATTTGAATGATGCCGATTTCGATGAAGACACCAAGAAGCTGCCACCTTCACGGCCGGAGACTGAACTCACAACGGCTCTGGGTATCATCGCTCGCGGACGCATCCTCAAATCCCTCGGTACCATCGCCGACCTCACAAACAGGTCGAGGGTCTGCTCGTACGACGAGGTCATGCAGGTCGATCGTACCCTGCGTGATGCGGTGGATAGCATCCCAGCACCCCTAAAGTGGAAACCGGTAACTATGAGTGTAACAGATTCGCCACAGGTCATCGTAGCTCGTCTATTTATCAGGCATATGTTATATAAGGGCCAGACAATGCTCCATCAGCGCTTCCTGTCTGACCAGGACGACCGCTTCAGCTACTCACGACAAACATGCATTGATGCGTCGATCGGTACTATCGATCTTCAGAATGTGCTTGATGAAGAAACTTGCGCTGGAGGACAACTACACGAGATGCGCTGGCGAGTTACCTCAAGCATGAATCACCAGTTTCTCACGGCAGCAATGATCCTGTGCTCCTTGCTCCATAATAGACGAAGCATGGAGAGGGAACAGGAAATCCGACGTACACTCCAACGTGCGAGGGCTGTCTGGACACGCAGACGATCCACTTCGAAAGAAGCAGCGCGAGCTGCAGATACTATCAGCATTGTGCTTTCCCGGAGTGAGGTTGGCGCCAGAGGCGATCCTAGCCACAGCAAAGACGTGGATATCAGCCTAGAAATACCGGATTCAAGCTGTGGGGTTCGCCTAGAGTCAGATACTACCATACCAGATAGCATTATTTTTGATGACC CCTCCTTTATCATGCCGGGAACTTTGCAAGCATTTATTCCATCGATTTTACAGGATCCAAATAAGGGCTATGATGGCAACAGTGCCATCTCTCCCAATGACTGGATGTCCATGGACTGGGATGGCCTCGGAGAGACATACACTGGATAA
- a CDS encoding OSTA/TMEM184 family protein (COG:T;~EggNog:ENOG410PM3Y;~InterPro:IPR005178;~PFAM:PF03619;~TransMembrane:4 (i12-33o45-67i87-105o125-147i);~antiSMASH:Cluster_3.12), which translates to MDGLSWLKSTWLFVLQYPIVTFILAIAQSITQAKGIYCLQGKKVYFAHLWLTIIGIISLAMAMTSILRFHGILKSNMKEHKPMMKLLAFKMIVGLEFLEQIIFMVLDSTGTLKPSATMSYADTIIGLPTLIICLQVVPFAFLFYYAYSIKPYTTLNVACTTNRQNLVVVDSETGSSSVKRYQGGPLGIYAWLALFNPGELFRDIKMTFNMFRDAKTEQMETGMGVGSQM; encoded by the exons ATGGATGGGCTGTCGTGGTTGAAG TCTACATGGCTTTTCGTTCTGCAGTATCCTATTGTTACTTTTATCCTTGCTATAGCGCAAAGCATTACGCAAGCAAAGGGAATCTACTGCCTTCAAGGAAAGAAAGTTTATTTTGCACACTTATGG CTCACAATCATTGGGATTATATCACTTGCGATGGCAATGACAAGCATCCTCAGGTTCCACGGAATCCTTAAATCGAATATGAAAGAACACAAACCAATGATGAAATTGTTGGCCTTTAAGATGATTGTTGGTCTTGAGTTCTTAGAGCAG ATTATATTTATGGTTCTTGACTCCACTGGCACCCTTAAGCCTTCTGCCACCATGAGCTATGCCGACACCATTATTGGCTTACCTACCCTGATTATCTGTCTGCAGGTGGTCCCATTTGCATTTCTGTTCTACTATGCCTATTCCATCAAGCCATATACAACATTGAACGTCGCTTGCACTACCAATCGGCAGAACCTTGTTGTCGTTGACAGTGAGACCGGCAGCTCCAGCGTAAAGCGCTACCAGGGTGGTCCGTTGGGAATTTATGCTTGGCTCGCATTGTTCAACCCAGGAGAGCTCTTCCGAGATATCAAAATGACATTCAATATGTTCCGTGATGCTAAAACGGAGCAGATGGAGACCGGAATGGGTGTGGGTTCCCAGATGTAA